Proteins encoded by one window of Betaproteobacteria bacterium:
- a CDS encoding glycosyltransferase family 39 protein has protein sequence MPDSTATATVATAAGTVVSARRGQQLRLVALILTVVVVRLATLGAYPLMDNTEARYAEIARKMLETGDWITPQVQYGVPFWAKPPLSFWFTGASFAAFGVDEFTARLPQLLIAALVAWLTYRLARRHHGRDCAVRAVLVLCTTPLFFIAAGAVMTDMTLALTTTMSMVGFWNALTTEGRRGRAWGYVFFAGLGLGLIAKGPVATVLTLAPIGAWVLWTGSWRATWKRLPWVGGTALALLLGIPWYFAAESRTPGFVEYFLVGEHWKRFIDSGWRGDLYGTPHAQPRGTIWLFTLVDTLPWSLVLVWLVWRQRRDEGGARTGNDATGWRAYLWLWTLAAPLFFTLSGNIMFTYAITSLPAFALLVAEAWSARPAATTTAGRAQRERMFAWTALAVPLVMLLTLLLVIPRVSEKNSQKALIERYFALRGSSAERLIYLWPAPPSGEFYTHGKLVRAWGPHEVEPYLADASRDFFVADRDQLKAVDASLRARLDTVAEHGTVVLLRERGT, from the coding sequence GTGCCTGATTCCACCGCAACCGCAACGGTGGCGACGGCCGCCGGCACCGTCGTCAGCGCACGCCGCGGGCAGCAGCTTCGGCTCGTCGCCCTCATTCTGACTGTCGTGGTGGTCCGGCTGGCGACACTCGGTGCCTATCCCTTGATGGACAACACCGAAGCGCGCTACGCGGAGATCGCGCGCAAGATGCTCGAAACCGGCGACTGGATCACACCCCAGGTCCAGTACGGCGTGCCGTTCTGGGCCAAACCCCCGCTTTCGTTCTGGTTCACCGGCGCATCGTTTGCGGCGTTCGGTGTCGATGAATTCACGGCCCGCCTGCCGCAGTTGCTGATCGCCGCTCTTGTCGCGTGGCTGACCTATCGACTCGCCAGGCGTCACCACGGTCGCGACTGCGCCGTGCGGGCAGTTCTGGTGCTATGCACGACGCCGCTCTTTTTCATCGCCGCGGGAGCGGTGATGACGGACATGACGCTCGCGCTCACGACGACGATGTCGATGGTCGGCTTCTGGAACGCGCTGACGACGGAAGGGCGACGCGGGCGAGCCTGGGGTTACGTCTTCTTCGCGGGGCTCGGCCTCGGGCTCATCGCCAAGGGGCCGGTGGCGACGGTGCTCACGTTGGCCCCGATCGGGGCCTGGGTGCTCTGGACCGGATCCTGGCGGGCAACTTGGAAGCGGTTGCCATGGGTGGGCGGAACGGCGCTCGCACTCCTGCTCGGCATACCCTGGTACTTCGCAGCGGAAAGCCGAACGCCCGGCTTCGTGGAATATTTTCTCGTCGGCGAGCACTGGAAGCGGTTCATCGACAGCGGCTGGCGCGGCGACCTCTATGGCACGCCGCACGCGCAGCCGCGCGGCACGATCTGGCTCTTCACCCTCGTCGACACCCTGCCGTGGTCACTCGTGCTGGTCTGGCTGGTCTGGCGGCAACGACGTGACGAGGGTGGCGCCCGCACCGGCAATGACGCGACGGGCTGGCGTGCCTACTTGTGGTTGTGGACGCTCGCCGCCCCGCTCTTCTTCACGCTCTCCGGCAACATCATGTTCACCTACGCGATCACGAGTCTTCCCGCCTTCGCCCTGCTGGTGGCAGAGGCGTGGAGCGCTCGGCCTGCAGCCACCACGACGGCAGGCCGCGCGCAGCGCGAACGCATGTTCGCCTGGACAGCTCTCGCAGTGCCGCTGGTCATGCTGCTCACGTTGCTCCTAGTCATCCCGCGAGTCAGCGAGAAGAACTCGCAAAAGGCGCTGATCGAGCGCTACTTCGCCCTTCGCGGCAGCAGCGCGGAGCGCCTCATCTATCTGTGGCCGGCACCGCCCTCGGGAGAGTTCTACACACACGGAAAACTCGTGCGCGCCTGGGGACCCCACGAAGTGGAACCATATCTTGCGGACGCCTCCCGCGACTTCTTTGTCGCAGACCGTGACCAGCTGAAGGCCGTCGATGCGTCCCTGCGCGCGCGCCTCGACACAGTGGCGGAACATGGCACGGTCGTGTTGCTCCGGGAGAGAGGCACGTGA
- a CDS encoding HAMP domain-containing histidine kinase, with amino-acid sequence MTFALFAVLVVLIQAAFVVFVTDAQEEEFIEQILDEEMSRVRDPYRTFGSAALPRGQLLQGYASGPAEDGAAVPAHLRALALGNHEISRDDTEYHVHVRDDGDTRFYLIYDATRHEARITQFAHYLLFTVVSVAALVSVMAYWLSGVLVRQVAELARRVADLDPATAAAPLAANGQDAEVAALAQAFDRFHERVAEMVEREQQFTSNVSHELRTPLTTIKTSCELLAQDLAITGKSRQRLEAIARAADRMAELAQAFLLLARNAPLEGAQEVFDVRDAAEEAVAPFREALAARDIALDLQLPEHAAVRMPRSAFHLALSNLLRNAAAHTDRGCITVRYEDGTLTVSDTGRGIKTADLPRIFDRYYRGEAQRAVPEGAGLGLAIVKHLADRLGWTLGVSSKPGRGSTFEIGFPASSRLLHTSSTLFSVSRC; translated from the coding sequence GTGACCTTCGCTCTCTTCGCGGTGCTCGTCGTCCTCATACAGGCGGCCTTCGTCGTGTTCGTCACCGACGCGCAGGAGGAGGAGTTCATCGAGCAGATCCTCGACGAAGAGATGTCCCGCGTCCGCGACCCCTATCGCACGTTTGGTTCTGCGGCATTGCCGCGTGGACAGCTGCTCCAGGGGTACGCGAGCGGGCCTGCCGAGGACGGGGCAGCGGTGCCGGCGCACTTGCGCGCGCTCGCCCTCGGGAACCACGAGATCTCTCGCGACGACACGGAGTATCACGTGCACGTGCGCGACGACGGCGACACGCGCTTCTACCTCATCTACGACGCCACGCGGCACGAGGCGCGAATTACGCAGTTCGCGCACTACCTCCTGTTTACCGTCGTGTCGGTCGCGGCATTGGTATCGGTGATGGCTTACTGGCTGTCGGGTGTGCTGGTGCGTCAGGTTGCCGAGCTCGCGCGCCGCGTGGCCGACCTCGATCCCGCGACCGCGGCGGCGCCATTGGCAGCGAACGGGCAGGACGCCGAGGTCGCCGCCCTCGCCCAGGCGTTCGATCGGTTTCACGAACGCGTCGCCGAGATGGTGGAGCGCGAACAGCAGTTCACGTCAAACGTGAGCCATGAACTGCGCACGCCGCTCACCACGATCAAGACGAGTTGCGAGCTGCTGGCGCAGGACCTTGCCATCACGGGGAAGTCCCGGCAACGCCTGGAAGCGATCGCCCGCGCCGCCGACCGCATGGCGGAGCTCGCGCAGGCGTTCCTGCTGCTTGCGCGCAACGCACCGCTCGAAGGCGCGCAGGAAGTCTTCGACGTGCGCGACGCGGCGGAGGAAGCCGTGGCACCGTTCCGCGAAGCGCTGGCAGCGCGCGACATCGCCCTCGACCTGCAGCTGCCGGAGCATGCCGCGGTACGCATGCCGCGCTCCGCCTTCCATCTCGCCCTCTCGAACCTGCTCCGGAACGCAGCCGCGCACACCGATCGCGGGTGCATCACCGTCCGCTACGAAGACGGCACGCTGACCGTCAGCGACACCGGCCGCGGCATCAAGACCGCTGATCTGCCCCGCATCTTCGACCGTTACTACCGCGGCGAGGCGCAACGCGCCGTACCGGAAGGCGCGGGGCTCGGGCTCGCCATCGTCAAGCACCTGGCCGATCGTCTCGGCTGGACGCTCGGGGTTTCCAGCAAACCGGGCCGCGGCAGCACCTTCGAGATCGGATTTCCGGCGTCTTCACGACTTCTCCACACTTCATCGACCCTTTTTTCAGTATCCCGCTGCTAA
- a CDS encoding response regulator transcription factor, with protein MRVLIVEDDASIAANLFDFLEARGHAVDAAGDGITGLHLATTRDFDAILLDLTLPGIDGLTLCRKLREETGKDTPVLMVTARDTLDDKLGGFAHGADDYLVKPFSLREVEARLGSLHRRHAGRLMPRPLQVGRLRLDPRTATLTCDGRPVTLPPKCLRLIETLMRDPERVFSHADLEAAVWGGEPVTSDALRSQMYLLRQAIAAAGGGDPIQNLHGLGYRVVVEAPGSRHP; from the coding sequence ATGCGGGTCCTGATCGTCGAGGACGACGCCAGCATCGCCGCCAATCTGTTCGACTTTCTCGAGGCTCGCGGCCACGCAGTCGACGCCGCCGGTGACGGTATCACGGGTCTGCACCTGGCCACCACGCGCGATTTCGACGCCATCCTGCTCGACCTGACGCTGCCCGGTATCGATGGATTGACCCTCTGTCGCAAGCTGCGCGAAGAGACGGGGAAGGACACGCCCGTGCTCATGGTGACCGCCCGCGACACGCTCGACGACAAGCTGGGCGGGTTCGCGCATGGTGCCGACGACTACCTCGTCAAGCCGTTTTCGCTACGGGAGGTGGAGGCGCGACTGGGGTCGCTGCACCGGCGCCACGCCGGCAGGCTCATGCCCCGCCCTCTGCAGGTGGGCAGGCTGCGCCTGGACCCGCGCACCGCGACGCTCACGTGCGATGGCCGGCCGGTCACGCTGCCGCCCAAGTGTCTGCGCCTGATCGAGACCCTGATGCGGGATCCCGAGCGCGTCTTCTCTCACGCCGATCTCGAAGCCGCCGTTTGGGGCGGTGAGCCGGTCACGAGCGATGCCCTGCGCAGCCAGATGTACCTCCTGCGTCAGGCCATCGCCGCCGCGGGCGGCGGCGACCCAATCCAGAATCTCCACGGCCTCGGCTATCGCGTGGTGGTCGAGGCACCAGGCTCACGCCATCCATGA